From one Aspergillus fumigatus Af293 chromosome 8, whole genome shotgun sequence genomic stretch:
- the ftmC gene encoding cytochrome P450 monooxygenase ftmC — MKPSHSDTPLMMPSVMKCGYLATAGLIGICTHLSYFRYGEHHLYPWRYVRFHLCLTMGVAALLYAKKPPQYTLCSMDLVKDVSLLMATYLVGLFASLLLYRTLFHPLRQIRGPWAAKISSFWLSFRLRRGPSFRILHELHEEYGPVVRVGPSEVSIIHPEAVRMIYGPNSRCSKNTFYDNGHPMMSLHSYRDRIAHDQRRRVWSAGFGDRALRGYEQRMRVYRQKLFQRLEARAVAESAINISQWFNFYSYDTMGDLAFARSFDMLDASRNHWAVDMLMHGMIGYRYLFPSWFFRLLATMPSLSSDWHKFIGFATDTMLRRVGEQVDVPDIFASLLAPLNGREPTEDERNMLMGDAMLIITAGSDTTATSLTSIVYELARHLDEVDKLRAELDPIEADSDGEYQHDTLAKLPHLNGFINETLRLHPPIPGVIPRKTPPEGIHVKDVFIPGNMTVFSPQWSMGRSEAAYIDPEIFNPERWYKHMDLVKDPSAFAPFSIGPYSCIGKPLALMNIRTTVARLIMSFDVRFPEGEDGIRWMDAADEHFAMGIHQMPVVLTRRH, encoded by the exons ATGAAACCGAGTCACTCTGATACTCCCCTCATGATGCCATCGGTCATGAAGTGCGGGTATCTGGCGACGGCTGGCCTAATTGGCATTTGCACCCATCTCTCGTATTTCCGATATGGGGAACACCATCTGTATCCCTGGCGGTATGTACGATTTCATCTCTGCCTGACCATGGGCGTGGCAGCCCTACTATATGCCAAAAAGCCACCCCAGTATACTCTTTGTTCAATGGACCTCGTCAAAGACGTCTCTCTGCTTATGGCAACATATCTCGTTGGACTGTTCGCGTCGCTCCTCCTCTACCGAACATTGTTCCACCCCCTCCGCCAGATACGTGGCCCCTGGGCAGCCAAGATATCTTCATTCTGGTTATCCTTCCGTCTGAGGCGTGGGCCATCATTCCGGATCCTTCATGAACTGCACGAGGAATACGGCCCCGTCGTGAGGGTTGGACCCTCTGAAGTGTCTATCATCCACCCCGAAGCCGTCCGGATGATCTACGGACCCAACTCCCGCTGTTCAAAGAACACCTTCTACGACAACGGCCATCCGATGATGTCGCTACATTCCTACCGGGACCGAATAGCCCACGACCAGCGCCGCCGGGTCTGGAGCGCGGGGTTCGGGGATCGGGCTCTGCGTGGTTACGAGCAGCGCATGCGGGTCTATCGTCAGAAGCTCTTCCAGCGCTTGGAAGCGAGGGCTGTTGCGGAATCGGCAATCAATATCAGCCAGTGGTTCAATTTTTACAGCTATGATACCATGGGCGACCTGGCCTTTGCGCGCAGCTTTGACATGCTGGACGCAAGCCGGAATCATTGGGCGGTAGACATGCTCATGCATGGGATGATCGGGTATCGGTATTTGTTTCCCAGCTGGTTCTTCCGACTACTCGCTACCATGCCCTCGTTGTCGAGCGACTGGCATAAGTTCATCGGGTTTGCGACAGACACCATGCTGCGTCGCGTGGGT GAGCAAGTGGATGTTCCGGATATCTTCGCGTCCTTGCTGGCGCCGCTAAATGGCCGGGAGCCTACCGAGGACGAACGCAACATGCTGATGGGAGATGCCATGCTCATCATCACAGCAGGAAG TGATACCACAGCAACGAGCCTGACGAGTATCGTGTACGAATTAGCCCGCCATCTTGATGAGGTCGACAAACTACGAGCGGAGCTGGATCCTATCGAAGCAGATAGTGACGGCGAGTACCAGCACGACACCCTCGCCAAACTACCACATCTCAATGGCTTTATCAACGAGACCCTACGGTTGCACCCTCCCATCCCCGGTGTCATTCCGCGAAAGACCCCACCAGAGGGGATCCATGTGAAGGATGTCTTCATTCCGGGCAATATGACGGTGTTCAGTCCGCAATGGAGTATGGGTCGAT CCGAAGCGGCGTACATTGATCCTGAGATCTTCAACCCAGAACGGTGGTACAAGCACATGGACTTGGTAAAAGACCCGTCGGCCTTTGCCCCGTTCTCCATCG GTCCTTATTCATGTATTGGAAAGCCACTCGCCTTGATGAATATCCGCACAACGGTGGCTCGTCTGATCATGAGCTTCGACGTACGGTTTCcagagggcgaggatggGATCCGGTGGATGGACGCTGCGGATGAGCACTTTGCCATGGGTATACATCAGATGCCGGTCGTTTTGACCAGACGCCATTAG